The genomic region CCGCCTGCGGGTCTGACCAGAAACCCGCCCCGGCCACCGTAACGCTCCCCGTGTCGGGCCTCAGCAGTCCGCAGATCATCGAAAGCGTGGTCGTCTTGCCGGCTCCGTTCGGACCCAGCAAGCCGTAGATCTCACCTTCCCGCACCTCGAAAGACACGCGATCCACTGCCTGGATCCCGCCAAAGCGCTTCGCCAATTCGCGGACCTGAAGCAGGGCCATCGTCGGGCGAGTGTGCAGCATCCACCCCCCATGGGGAGCCAAAAGCCGGCTCCGCCGCTCCGGATCTCTGCAATGAGCCGCCGAAGCGGCTGAGTTCATCGGAGCGCAGCAGGCGTGCGACTTCCTCATGGCAGGCACCGTCCTGCCGCGTACCAACCGACTGCAGTCCAGTCACCCGGTCAGTGGTCGTCCGTAAGGGTGTCGCTGAGCCGAAAGAAATCGAAGTCCGCGTAGCCGCCCGGCGTTCGGGTCGCGTACTGAAACAATCCGAAGCGATACCCCATGAAGTGCGGGATCGTGTAGCTCATCCTCAAGGTTCCCCCGATGGCCACCCACGTCTCTCCATCCAGGCTGTAATAGAACCGCGCCCGGTCCGCCTGGTCCCGGAAATCGCACTCGGCCTTCAGGAACACCCTCTCCTGCCCCAGGGCCACCCGTTCCTCCGTCGAAGACGCCCCCGCTCGTGCCTGGACCATCTCGACGAACCGCGCCCCACCCTCCACCCGGACACCCACCAGGCCGTAATCCCGCTGCAGCAACGCCAGCCCCGCGAAATCCCCGTCCTTCAGGTTCCCGGCCTCCACCGCGGTCGAGCCAGCGCAGACCGGCCCAAAGGTCCGTTGGGTGAGCGTGTTGCGAGCGGACAAAATATCCGGATCCGTACGCCCCGCGGTGAGCCGCAGATGGCCAGGACGTTCGGTCACGGACCAGTACCGGGGGTCCGGATTGTGGTTCCACTGCCAGACCCGCGGCAGCGCCCGGTCACCCGGCCGGCGCTCGAAGTCATCCGAGGCCACGAGACCGGGAATCACCCCCCGGCTCCGGGGCAGATTCAGCGTGTCCGGCACCTTCCCATCCACGCCCAGCACCGGCCATCCATCCTCCCAGCGGACCGGCACCAGATAGGGAATCCGCCCGACCGCCCCGGCATCGCGAAAGAGGTATGCGAACCAGTCCCCCGCAGGCGTGTCGATCAGCCCACCCTGCGCAACCCCCCTGTCCCGGAGCCCGAGCCGGCTCTCGTACGGCCCCGTGATCCTGTCAGCGCGATGCAGGATCACCGTCCGCATGCCGCCCCTTGGCCACGCAATGTTGAGGAGGTAGTACCTGCCGTCGATCTTGAACAGTTGCGAACCCTCGGGCGGCAGTCCCATCACGCCTCCCGCCACATGACTCGCGTTGGGAACCACGATCGAATGGAAACCTCCCGGTTTGAGCCCGGACAAGTCCTCGTTCAATTCGACCAACCGCAGGTCCCCGACCCCATAGAGCATGTAAACCCGGTCGTCATCATCGAAGAAGAGCGTGTGATCATGCAGGGCGGGTCGGAAGGATCTCACCTCCCAGGGCCCCGCCTCGATGTCCCTTGTCGAG from Verrucomicrobiia bacterium harbors:
- a CDS encoding glycoside hydrolase 43 family protein, which codes for MKNRHPIRTPVPLSPLLLLLASAWCFVLPAWGEVHAATPRIETGLAEVGAAATAVPDRGQAANPILWADVPDLAMIRVGETYYMSSTTMHLSPGLPIMRSKDLVNWELVAYAYDILDEVDELNLTGGKSTYGRGSWASSLRFHKGTYYATTFAQTTGKTHVYSTRDIEAGPWEVRSFRPALHDHTLFFDDDDRVYMLYGVGDLRLVELNEDLSGLKPGGFHSIVVPNASHVAGGVMGLPPEGSQLFKIDGRYYLLNIAWPRGGMRTVILHRADRITGPYESRLGLRDRGVAQGGLIDTPAGDWFAYLFRDAGAVGRIPYLVPVRWEDGWPVLGVDGKVPDTLNLPRSRGVIPGLVASDDFERRPGDRALPRVWQWNHNPDPRYWSVTERPGHLRLTAGRTDPDILSARNTLTQRTFGPVCAGSTAVEAGNLKDGDFAGLALLQRDYGLVGVRVEGGARFVEMVQARAGASSTEERVALGQERVFLKAECDFRDQADRARFYYSLDGETWVAIGGTLRMSYTIPHFMGYRFGLFQYATRTPGGYADFDFFRLSDTLTDDH